aacgctttccacattgggagcattggaaaggcctTTCTCCTCTGTGTGTAGAGTGAATTCTCTCATGTATTTTCACGCCCCATAacttagtaaaactctttccacactgagagcaatGGAAGGTCTTCCTTCCTTCTTTGTGTATTCCTTGATGCCTAATTAGGGTCCTTAaccgggtaaaactctttccacactgggaacattggaaaggcttttctcctgtgtgtgtcctctcatgtgatttcaggtGTGCCAACAGGGTAAAactatttccacactgggagcattgaaaaggcttttctcctgtgtgtgtcctctcatgccttTTGAGGGCCTGTGATCGTGAAAAACTCATTACACAATAGGAGCATTGGTAGGGCTTCTCTCCAGAGTGAATTAGCTCGTGCATTTTCAGGCTGTCTAACCGGCTAAAACtccttccacactgggaacattggaaaggcttttctcctgtgtgtgtcctctcgtgCTCTTTTAGGTTGTGTAACTTGGTAAATCTCCTTCCACAGTGGGAGCAACAGTGTCGTCCTACTGGTTTGGCCGTCTCtaggtctggttcccctgaaggactcttccctAAGTCTGGTTCCACTGAAGGACTCTTCCCTGGGTCTGGTTCCCTCGAAGGAATCTTCCCTGGGTCTGGTTTCCCCGAAGGAATCTTCCCTGGGTCTGGTTCCCCCGAAGGACTCTTCCCTGGGTCTGGTTCCCCCGAAGGACTCTTCCCTGGGTCTGGTTCCCCCGAAGGACTCTTCTCCGGGTCTGGATCCCCTGAAGGACAATTGTCAGAGTgcgagtctggtctctctcctgccaaagacagagtATTTcgttaaacagagagacctgaatgaaaccgcCACATGATAAAACAGTTTTCAGAACATTTCCATAATAAAAAAACACTTATGAGCAGGCTGAAAGAGACCGTTGCATGGAAGCATTATACATCCTCCTTTGTGTACACTTGACAGTTGAAAAGGCTTCATGTGCTATTCATGTTGATAGAGCGAAGACAAGTGGAGTAACTAGGGTTTAAAACATCAGTCCCAGTTGATAGAGCGAAGACAAGTGGAGTAACTAGGGTTTAAAACATCAGTCCCAGTTGATAGAGCGAAGACAAGTGGAGTTACTAGGGTTTAAAACATCAGTCCCAGTTGATAGAGCGAAGACAAGTGGAGTAACTAGGGTTTAAAACATCAGTCCCAGTTGATAGAGCGAAGACAAGGGGAGTTACTAGGGTTTAAACATCAGTCCCAGTTGATAGAGCGAAGACAGGTGGAGTTACTAGGGTTTAAAACATCAGTCCCAGTTGATAGAGCGAAGACAAGTGGAGTTACTAGGGTTTAAAACATCAGTCCCAGTTGATAGAGCGAAGACAAGTGGAGTTACTAGGGTTTAAAACATCAGTCCCAGTTGATAGAGCGAAGACAGGTGGAGTTACTAGGGTTTAAAACATCAGTCCCAGTTGATAGAGCGAAGACAAGTGGAGTTACTAGGGTTTAAAACATCAGTCCCAGTTGATAGAGCGAAGACAGGTGGAGTTACTAGGGTTTAAAACATCAGTCCCAGTTGATAGAGCGAAGACAGGTGGAGTTACTAGGGTTTAAAACATCAGTCCCAGTTGATAGAGCGAAGACAAGTGGAGTAACTAGGGTTTAAAACATCAGTCCCAGTTGATAGAGCGAAGACAGGTGGAGTTACTAGGGTTTAAAACATCAGTCCCAGTTGATAGAGCGAAGACAAGGGGAGTTACTAGGGTTTAAAACATCAGTCCCAGTTGATAGAGCGAAGACAAGTGGAGTTACTAGGGTTTAAACATCAGTCCCAGTTGATAGAGCGAAGACAGGTGGAGTTACTAGGGTTTAAAACATCAGTCCCAGTTGATAGAGCGAAGACAAGTGGAGTTACTAGGGTTTAAAACATCAGTCCCAGTTGATAGAGCGAAGACAGGTGGAGTTACTAGGGTTTAAAACATCAGTCCCAGTTGATAGAGCGAAGACAAGTGGAGTTACTAGGGTTTAAAACATCAGTCCCAGTTGATAGAGCGAAGACAGGTGGAGTTACTAGGGTTTAAAACATCAGTCCCAGTTGATAGAGCGAAGACAGGTGGAGTTACTAGGGTTTAAAACATCAGTCCCAGTTGATAGAGCGAAGACAAGTGGAGTAACTAGGGTTTAAAACATCAGTCCCAGTTGATAGAGCGAAGACAGGTGGAGTTACTAGGGTTTAAAACATCAGTCCCAGTTGATAGAGCGAAGACAAGGGGAGTTACT
The nucleotide sequence above comes from Salvelinus namaycush isolate Seneca unplaced genomic scaffold, SaNama_1.0 Scaffold169, whole genome shotgun sequence. Encoded proteins:
- the LOC120037303 gene encoding zinc finger protein 135-like, which gives rise to MEEDAITLKEGAVTVKEEKEPFGVEEEAPSIKKEDILGVKEKEEMGEETEDLINTRERPDSHSDNCPSGDPDPEKSPSGEPDPGKSPSGEPDPGKSPSGEPDPGKIPSGKPDPGKIPSREPDPGKSPSVEPDLGKSPSGEPDLETAKPVGRHCCSHCGRRFTKLHNLKEHERTHTGEKPFQCSQCGRSFSRLDSLKMHELIHSGEKPYQCSYCVMSFSRSQALKRHERTHTGEKPFQCSQCGNSFTLLAHLKSHERTHTGEKPFQCSQCGKSFTRLRTLIRHQGIHKEGRKTFHCSQCGKSFTKLWGVKIHERIHSTHRGERPFQCSQCGKRFTQLGNLNLHKIIHSGDKPYHCSQCGKSFIRSCHLKEHEKTHTGEKPFQCSQCGKSFARLWNLKEHERIHTGEKPYHCSHCGKTFSRLRELKSHYISHTLIQRE